From a single Tachypleus tridentatus isolate NWPU-2018 chromosome 6, ASM421037v1, whole genome shotgun sequence genomic region:
- the LOC143252908 gene encoding transmembrane protein 205 encodes MMMWNKPPLHKMKIPKNLELSMLTRFSKPAHLITLLAVVYLGFLLYPQKPQIITAKKPSTISMLLYLSSFAIHFGTQIWMTFISGIVLFFKLPRNLFSMVQKQLFPKYFLLNTFLSFVTLITFVGHQSNSSNSEPRVQIWALSLCFLIQVVARLYILPVMVGLLEARHAIEKEAGIGMEVGRHDPGRLRYCPHYTKLHIQFRKFHILCAIVNMIAIICNVVHMCHLASKLCNLL; translated from the exons ATGATGATGTGGAATAAACCACCGTTGCACAAGATGAAAATCCCAAAGAACTTGGAGTTATC AATGCTCACGAGGTTTTCTAAACCAGCTCACTTGATTACTTTGTTGGCTGTCGTCTACCTTGGATTTCTGTTATATCCACAGAAGCCACAAATAATAACAGCCAAGAAGCCTTCCACTATTAGTATGCTATTGTACCTCAGTTCATTTGCAATACATTTTGGAACTCAGATATGGATGACGTTTATATCTG GTATCGTTTTATTCTTCAAACTTCCACGCAACTTGTTTAGCATGGTTCAGAAACAGCTATTTCCTAAATACTTCCTGCTTAACACCTTTCTCAGTTTCGTCACTCTGATCACCTTTGTCGGACACCAGAGTAACAGTAGCAACAGTGAGCCACGTGTTCAG ATATGGGCCTTGTCACTATGTTTTCTAATCCAAGTTGTAGCGAGGTTGTACATTTTACCTGTAATGGTTGGACTTCTCGAAGCCCGGCATGCTATTGAAAAGGAAGCAGGGATTGGGATGGAAGTAGGACGTCACGATCCCGGCAGGCTGCGTTATTGTCCTCATTATACGAAACTTCACATCCAGTTTCGGAAATTCCACATACTCTGTGCCATAGTCAATATGATAGCCATAATCTGCAACGTAGTTCACATGTGTCATCTGGCATCTAAGTTATGTAACTTATTATGA